Within the Mycobacterium gordonae genome, the region TGTCACCCTGCCACTGGAACCCGACGGTGGTCAGGGTGCCGTCGGTGCAGGTGGAACAGCTCTGCTGGGTCCGGTAGGTGAGGACCACGATGTCGTTAGTGGAAGCCGGGGCCTCCAGCTCGGTGAACGGGTAAGCCCGCGGGGTGGCGGTCCCGACGAAAGCGCCGCGATGGAACATCAAAGCCAGGTCAGGCGAACTGTTGGTGCCGTCCTGCACGGTGACCACAATCGCGGACAGGTCCGCGCACGCGTTGTAGTTGCCGGACGACGCTTTGCGATCCCACGGCTTGCCGGTCTTGCGGTCCGGTGGCACCTGACCAAGGGCCGCGGACAGCGCTGTGGCCTCGTCCGGCCCGCACGCGGTCGGCGGGGCGTTGCCGGTCGACGGCGCCGACGAGGCGCCGGGGTTCGAGGATGGCGCCGACGTGGCCTTGCGCGCGCCCCGGTCGTCGCCGCCGAACGCGAACACCGCCACGGCGGACAGGCACACCAGCGCCGCCAGCGCGGCGACCAGCCAAACGGCGCGTCGCGGCGTGGGCCGTTCAGCGCCGGGGCGGGTGGTATCCAGGTCGTCGGACGGGTCGTAGGCCGGGGGCGGCCAGTCCGGGTCGACCTGTTCAGCAACCATCCCTGAAAAGACCCTTCCGATCATATCGTCGGTCACCAGCACGCCACGCTCGCCGAACTCGGCGGATTGTAGCCCGAAACTGCTGGTA harbors:
- a CDS encoding LppP/LprE family lipoprotein, which gives rise to MVAEQVDPDWPPPAYDPSDDLDTTRPGAERPTPRRAVWLVAALAALVCLSAVAVFAFGGDDRGARKATSAPSSNPGASSAPSTGNAPPTACGPDEATALSAALGQVPPDRKTGKPWDRKASSGNYNACADLSAIVVTVQDGTNSSPDLALMFHRGAFVGTATPRAYPFTELEAPASTNDIVVLTYRTQQSCSTCTDGTLTTVGFQWQGDKVQMLDWPPESLDSPP